Part of the Streptosporangiales bacterium genome is shown below.
TTGCCACCGTGTCCGCCCTCGGCCTCACCGCCTGTACCTCGGGCTCCACGACCCCGGGAAACGAAGCGAAGATGCCGGACGACAGGAATGTCGCCCTCGTACTCGGTGTGAAAGGCAGTCCCTTCTACCAGGCCCTGGCCTGCGGGGCGAAGGCCGAGGCGAAGAAGCTCGACCTCTCGTTGAAGGTATCCGCCCCGGAGCAGTTCGCCGCGGACTCACAGGTGCCTGTCGTCAACGCTGTCCGCGCCCAGAACCCGGCGGTCGCGGCGGTCGTACCGACCGACGCGCAGGCGCTCGTGCCGCCGGTGCGGCAGCTGACCCAGGCAGGCACGCGGGTCGTCACCGTCGACCAGACGCTGAGCAATACCAAGCTGCCCGAATCCCAGGTCATCACCAGCAACGTGCACGGCGGGGAACTCGCCGCGGACAAGCTCGCCAAGGAGCTCGGCGAGCGGTGACCGGTCTCAAGCAGGCGAACGCCACCAAGAAGGTCAAGCTGATCGCGTACGACGCGGCCCCGGCCGAGGTCAATGCGCTGAAGAACGGCACCATCTCCGCGCTCATCGCGCAAAACCCGGCGCAAGAGGGACGGGTGACCATGCAGCTCGCCGACAAGCTGATGAAGGAGGCGGACGTGCCCAAGCGGAAGCTCACCGAGCTCGTGGTCATCGACAGCAAGCAGCACGAGCTGGCCGACAAGTACGAGTACAACTCGACGTGCTGACCTCGCCGCCGGTGGGCAGCGGCGCGCTGCCCACCGGCCGCCTCAGACGAGGCGGCGGTCTGCGGCCCAGCGGCTGAGCTCGTGCCGGTTGGACAGCTGCAGCTTGCGCAGCACGGCGGACACGTGCGTCTCCACGGTCTTCACCGAGATGAACAGCTCCTTCGCCACTTCCTTGTACGCGTAGCCGCGGGCGATCAGCCGCATCACCTCGCGTTCGCGCGGGCTCAGCCGGTCCAGGTCCGGGTCCACCGGCGGCACCTCGGTGGACGAGAACGCGTCCAGCACGAAGCCGGCCAGCCGCGGCGAGAACACCGCATCGCCCTCGGAGACCTGTTTGATCGCCGCGGCCAGCTCGGCGCCGGAGATCGACTTCGTGACGTAACCGCGCGCGCCGGCGCGGATGACCGCGATGACGTCCTCGGCGGCGTCCGACACCGAAAGCGCGAGGAAACTGACGTCAGGCAGCTTCGGCTGCAGCCGCTGCAGCACCTCGCGGCCGCCGCCGCCCGGCATGTGCACGTCCAGGAGCACCACGTCGGGCTGCTTCGCCTCGATGACGACGCAGGCCTCCTCGACGTCGCCCGCCTCGCCGATGATGTCGACCTCGTCGCCGAGCTCGGCACGCACGCCGGCACGCCACATCCGGTGGTCGTCGACGATGACCACCCGCGGCGGTCCCGGCACCTCGTTCTGCTCGACGTCACTCATCCTCAGGTCCCCTCTCTCGCTTCATCTCGAGGCGCACCTCGGTGCCCTCGCCGGGCGAGCTACGGATCACCGCGCGGCCCCCGTTGCGTTCCATCCGTCCCACGATCGACTGGCGCAGGCCCATCCGGTCGGCGGGTACGGCGTCCTGGTCGTACCCCTTCCCGCGGTCGCGCACGAACAAGGTCACCTGGTCAGGCTCGACCTCCACGTACACCGACAGTGTCTCCACTCCGGAGTGCTTGGCGGCGTTGACCATCGCCTCGCGCGCGGCCTGCAGCTGCGCGGCGAGCTTCTCGTCCAGCGGGCAGTCGCCGACCACCACGACGTCGATCGACACGGCATGGTGGTCTTCCACGTCCGCCGCCTCCGCCTCGACGGCCGCGGCGAGGTTGGTCTCCTTGTCCTGCGGCGGCTTGTACAGCCAGCCCCGCAGGTCTCGTTCCTGCGCCCGCGCGAGGCGTTGCACCGCGCGCGCGTCGCCGGCGTTGCGCTGGATCAGGGTCAGCGTCTGCAGCACGGAGTCGTGGACGTGCGCGGCGAGCTCGGCGCGCTCCTCCTGCCTGATCCGCTCCCTGCGCTCCACCGAGAGGTCGCGGGTCAGCTTGGTGACGAACGGCGCGGCGATGACGATGATGCCGGCGGCCGACACGGCGGCGAAGAGCACACTGTTGCCGAGCTGGCTGAAGTTGCCGCGCAGCGAGAGGAAGCCGATGAGGCCACCGACGACCAGCAGGATGCCCGCGCCGATACGTACGACCGCCGCACGGCCGCTCGCCGCCTTGCGCAGCCGCACCCGCTGCGCGTCGTCGGCCTGCTGCCACAGGAACGCCGCACCCACGCCGACGACCACGATCGGCCACAGGATCTGGCTCGGCACGCTCCAGCCGACCATCTGGAGGAAGACGACCAGGCCGAGGGTCAACGCAATCAGGCCGGCGATCTGCCCCAGGTCCTTCTTCTTCCGCCGTGGCTGCTCCACGACGCCTTCCGGCTCGGGCGCCAGCGGCACGAAGTACCACAGCGCCGCGTAGACCACCACGCCGACGAGGCTGGTCACCGTGAGGAGCACGAACGCGATGCGGACGATCGTCACGTCCAGCCCCAGGTGGGTGGCGAGACCACGGCAGACGCCCGCGAGCAGCCGGCGGTCCGGCTCGCGGTAGAGCTTGCGCGGCTTGCGCGCCACGGTTGCCACACACCGATACTCACACGAATTCGCCCAGCACACATCGGGGACCACCCGTGACCGGCTCCCGGACCGGTCAGGGTGATCCCCGATGCCGCCGCCGCGGCGGCCAGGCCAGGATGGGTGTCATGGAGGAGCCGGCGCGGCAATCGGGGCGGTCGGACCCAGCGCCGCCTGGGCCCGACCTGCCGCTGCAGCGCAGCGCCGAGAACCGGGTGATCGGCGGGGTGTGCGGCGGGCTCGCCGAGTACACCGACATCGACCCGATCATCTACCGCGTGCTGACCGTCGTGCTCACGGTGGTCGGCGGCGCCGGGCTGGTGCTGTACGGCGCAGCCGTGCTGCTGATCCCGGACGCCCGCACCGGCACCGCCCCGCTCGGCCGGCTGCTGGCCGGCTCCCGCGCACGCGGGATGCGGACCGCGGGCCTGCTGCTGGCCATCGTCGGCCTGCTGGTCGTGCTCGGTGGGCTGTCCGGCGTGTTCGGCGGCGGTTCGCTGAGCATCGTGGTGATCGCCGGGCTGGCCGTCCTGGTCGCGCACCGCCGCGGCGTGACGTTCAGGGACCTGTGGCGCGATGCGGACGGCCGGCCAGCGCCGGCCCCGGACGCCGCCGCCCCACCGGCCCAGCCGACCGAGGTACCACCGGCGCCACCACAGCCGGGCCCACCGCCGTCACCCGCGCCGACGCCACACCTGGCCGCGCCGGCGGCCGCGACACAGCAGGCGTACGTCGACTTCGCCACGTTGCGGCAGCCGCAGCCG
Proteins encoded:
- a CDS encoding PspC domain-containing protein — translated: MATVARKPRKLYREPDRRLLAGVCRGLATHLGLDVTIVRIAFVLLTVTSLVGVVVYAALWYFVPLAPEPEGVVEQPRRKKKDLGQIAGLIALTLGLVVFLQMVGWSVPSQILWPIVVVGVGAAFLWQQADDAQRVRLRKAASGRAAVVRIGAGILLVVGGLIGFLSLRGNFSQLGNSVLFAAVSAAGIIVIAAPFVTKLTRDLSVERRERIRQEERAELAAHVHDSVLQTLTLIQRNAGDARAVQRLARAQERDLRGWLYKPPQDKETNLAAAVEAEAADVEDHHAVSIDVVVVGDCPLDEKLAAQLQAAREAMVNAAKHSGVETLSVYVEVEPDQVTLFVRDRGKGYDQDAVPADRMGLRQSIVGRMERNGGRAVIRSSPGEGTEVRLEMKRERGPEDE
- a CDS encoding substrate-binding domain-containing protein, translating into MPDDRNVALVLGVKGSPFYQALACGAKAEAKKLDLSLKVSAPEQFAADSQVPVVNAVRAQNPAVAAVVPTDAQALVPPVRQLTQAGTRVVTVDQTLSNTKLPESQVITSNVHGGELAADKLAKELGER
- a CDS encoding PspC domain-containing protein, coding for MTGSRTGQGDPRCRRRGGQARMGVMEEPARQSGRSDPAPPGPDLPLQRSAENRVIGGVCGGLAEYTDIDPIIYRVLTVVLTVVGGAGLVLYGAAVLLIPDARTGTAPLGRLLAGSRARGMRTAGLLLAIVGLLVVLGGLSGVFGGGSLSIVVIAGLAVLVAHRRGVTFRDLWRDADGRPAPAPDAAAPPAQPTEVPPAPPQPGPPPSPAPTPHLAAPAAATQQAYVDFATLRQPQPQAPDPPRIRSITGVVWLLAVAVGGGLAWLQHTGHVAGDVRVPLAAALGTLGLGLVLSAWVGRARVQFWGVLLVLALGAATVVTGPAADVEWAPVVWRPTSQAQLAAQHPYTAGVGMARLDLTKVPMQADQAYPATARMDAGRLVVRVPRTAHVELAVQCDRCSIQAFGEELGGNGARVRRDYPAQSGPGPARAQPEAPVVALDLTLDTGVVEVRRAA
- a CDS encoding response regulator, giving the protein MSDVEQNEVPGPPRVVIVDDHRMWRAGVRAELGDEVDIIGEAGDVEEACVVIEAKQPDVVLLDVHMPGGGGREVLQRLQPKLPDVSFLALSVSDAAEDVIAVIRAGARGYVTKSISGAELAAAIKQVSEGDAVFSPRLAGFVLDAFSSTEVPPVDPDLDRLSPREREVMRLIARGYAYKEVAKELFISVKTVETHVSAVLRKLQLSNRHELSRWAADRRLV
- a CDS encoding substrate-binding domain-containing protein, which encodes MPGHHQQRARRGTRRGQARQGARRAVTGLKQANATKKVKLIAYDAAPAEVNALKNGTISALIAQNPAQEGRVTMQLADKLMKEADVPKRKLTELVVIDSKQHELADKYEYNSTC